Proteins from one Tautonia marina genomic window:
- a CDS encoding threonine ammonia-lyase encodes MVLPEISIDAVLAAEPLVRPFVSPAPLIRSYPLERELGLPSDRRVWLKDFGWMPSGSFKLLGALNWMAHHLDEIGDRPVVAHSSGNFASGIAFAGLCFGRRVIVVMPETAPRVKFEKTRAFGAEIQTYDISRDHETGERDRLTRAIAQTEGAIQASPYDDPHIIAGNGVGALEIVRALKHEGRDLSTFLCPVSGGGLMAGMALGIADGFPSSQIVSVEPSEADDFRQSLELGRRVRLDHPRSICDGLLSYDVGEHNWPILQRLVTRAVALPDLATRVAMRWLYDQHGLRVEPSGAIGVAALLDRRVDLGTSGDLVVVLSGRNVDDNVFRSWIEVDARPAPAWNRIPS; translated from the coding sequence ATGGTTCTCCCCGAGATCTCGATCGACGCGGTCCTCGCCGCCGAACCTCTGGTGCGGCCGTTCGTCTCGCCGGCTCCCTTGATCCGGTCGTACCCCCTGGAGCGCGAGCTTGGGCTGCCCTCCGATCGCCGGGTCTGGCTGAAGGATTTCGGCTGGATGCCGTCCGGGTCGTTCAAGCTCCTCGGCGCCTTGAACTGGATGGCACACCACCTCGATGAGATCGGGGATCGGCCCGTGGTGGCCCATTCGTCCGGCAACTTCGCCTCGGGAATCGCCTTCGCGGGCCTCTGCTTCGGCCGACGGGTCATCGTCGTCATGCCCGAAACGGCCCCCCGCGTGAAGTTCGAAAAGACCCGAGCCTTCGGTGCCGAGATCCAGACCTACGACATCTCCCGAGACCACGAGACGGGCGAACGCGATCGCCTGACCCGCGCGATCGCCCAGACCGAAGGAGCCATCCAGGCATCCCCCTACGACGATCCCCACATCATCGCGGGCAACGGGGTCGGCGCCCTGGAGATCGTTCGGGCCTTGAAGCATGAGGGGCGCGACCTCTCGACGTTCCTCTGTCCGGTCAGCGGCGGGGGCCTGATGGCCGGCATGGCGCTGGGGATCGCCGATGGCTTCCCCTCAAGCCAGATCGTCTCGGTCGAGCCTTCTGAGGCCGACGACTTCCGGCAATCGCTCGAACTCGGGCGACGGGTCCGCCTCGACCACCCCCGGAGCATCTGCGACGGACTGCTCTCCTACGACGTGGGGGAGCACAACTGGCCGATCCTCCAGCGCCTCGTGACCCGTGCGGTCGCCTTGCCCGACCTCGCCACCCGCGTCGCCATGCGATGGCTGTACGACCAGCACGGCCTCCGGGTCGAGCCCTCTGGGGCGATCGGCGTGGCGGCCTTGCTCGATCGCCGGGTCGACCTGGGCACGTCCGGCGACCTTGTCGTCGTCCTCAGCGGTCGGAACGTCGATGACAACGTCTTCCGCTCCTGGATCGAGGTCGACGCACGGCCTGCTCCCGCCTGGAATCGGATTCCTTCTTGA
- a CDS encoding DUF1559 domain-containing protein: MRFSPSFRPVRAFTLIELLVVIAIIGVLIALLLPAVQSAREAARRMQCSNHLKQIGLAMHNYHATQGTFPPGYITGTETPNPNSPETGPGWGWGTMLLNNLEQPALYNTVNFSRPITVSASQTVRTVNLSGFLCPSSTGRDGPVTLRDASGVSLVTDLSAGQYVASAGQWEIEEFPSQNNGVFYRNSRIGVRDIRDGTSTTLMAGERSRNVADATWVGVIPYAEVCTNPEWRVQECETANVMVLSHTGPSPDQRWVDAPNHKGAGADDYWSLHPGGCNFLFCDGSVRFIKESVDPRIFSFLSTRAGGEAVSADRF; this comes from the coding sequence ATGCGTTTCTCGCCGAGTTTCCGACCCGTTCGCGCCTTCACGCTGATTGAACTGCTTGTGGTCATCGCCATCATCGGTGTGCTCATCGCCCTCTTGCTCCCGGCCGTCCAGTCGGCCCGAGAGGCGGCCCGCCGCATGCAGTGCTCGAACCACCTGAAGCAGATCGGCCTGGCAATGCACAACTATCACGCGACGCAAGGCACCTTTCCGCCCGGTTACATCACCGGGACCGAGACGCCCAATCCCAACAGCCCCGAAACCGGTCCCGGCTGGGGGTGGGGAACGATGCTGCTCAACAACCTGGAACAACCGGCGCTGTACAACACGGTCAATTTCAGCCGTCCCATCACGGTGTCGGCGTCTCAGACGGTTCGCACCGTGAACCTCTCAGGCTTCCTCTGTCCGAGTTCGACGGGGCGGGATGGCCCGGTCACCCTCCGCGATGCCTCGGGGGTATCGCTCGTCACCGACCTCTCTGCCGGCCAGTACGTCGCCTCGGCTGGCCAGTGGGAGATCGAAGAGTTCCCGTCCCAGAATAACGGCGTCTTCTACCGTAACAGCCGCATCGGCGTCCGCGACATCAGGGACGGGACCAGTACGACGCTGATGGCGGGCGAGCGTTCTCGAAACGTCGCCGATGCCACCTGGGTCGGCGTCATCCCCTACGCCGAGGTCTGCACCAACCCCGAGTGGAGAGTGCAGGAGTGCGAGACGGCCAACGTGATGGTCCTCTCGCACACCGGCCCGTCTCCCGACCAGCGTTGGGTCGACGCCCCCAATCACAAGGGGGCCGGAGCCGACGACTACTGGAGCCTCCATCCCGGCGGCTGCAATTTCCTCTTCTGCGACGGCTCGGTCCGGTTCATCAAGGAATCAGTCGACCCTCGCATCTTCAGCTTCCTCTCGACACGGGCGGGAGGCGAGGCCGTCTCGGCCGACCGATTCTGA
- a CDS encoding creatininase family protein, with protein sequence MDLMELNWPAVAALDRNTPVVFPIAALEQHGHHMPVFTDSMLLGEVLRRVKETPVANEVLFAPLQWLGNSHHHLDMPGTLSATPRLYLDLLRDLAENLLVHGFRRIAFLNGHGGNIVPSQQVIFELRQTHRDRDDLLLTSLTYWESADPSSSIAGLSQTAMGHACEWETSMMLALHPDLVSPNYRDVPEVPFGAGASPASRGWTMRDRSPMGHIGHPAVASAEKGEALFRVFAEGVSRYLQRMINWSGDSWNL encoded by the coding sequence ATGGATCTGATGGAACTGAACTGGCCCGCCGTGGCCGCCCTCGACCGAAACACCCCCGTCGTCTTCCCCATCGCCGCGCTTGAACAGCACGGGCATCACATGCCCGTCTTCACCGATAGCATGCTCCTCGGCGAGGTCCTGCGCCGCGTGAAGGAAACCCCCGTCGCCAACGAGGTCCTCTTTGCCCCGTTGCAATGGCTGGGGAACTCGCATCATCATCTCGATATGCCTGGAACCCTTTCCGCAACCCCGAGGCTCTATCTCGACCTGCTCCGCGATCTTGCCGAGAACCTCCTCGTGCACGGCTTCCGGCGGATCGCGTTTCTCAACGGTCACGGCGGCAACATCGTCCCCTCGCAGCAGGTGATCTTCGAACTCCGGCAAACGCACCGCGATCGCGACGACCTGCTGCTCACCTCCCTCACCTACTGGGAGAGCGCCGACCCCTCCTCGTCCATCGCCGGCCTTTCTCAGACGGCCATGGGCCACGCCTGCGAGTGGGAAACCTCCATGATGCTCGCCCTTCATCCCGACCTGGTTTCCCCCAATTATCGCGACGTTCCCGAGGTCCCCTTCGGCGCCGGAGCCTCGCCCGCCTCTCGCGGCTGGACCATGCGCGATCGCAGTCCGATGGGGCACATCGGCCACCCGGCCGTTGCCTCGGCGGAAAAAGGCGAGGCCCTGTTCCGCGTCTTCGCCGAGGGAGTGAGCCGTTATCTCCAACGTATGATCAACTGGTCAGGTGACTCGTGGAATCTCTAA
- a CDS encoding MFS transporter, translating into MESLTPPALGARVWLICGVLLLATMLNYMDRQALAVTLPTLKNEFALTESRVGMIEGCFGYAFAFGSIFFGLLADRWGPRWLYPIVLIGWSIAGIATAGAGQPWITDWFETPGDSPGTGTYRWLLLCRVVLGVFEAGHWPCALLTVRAVLPPQGLALGNGILQSGASIGAVAVPLYIEAAERSGFSWEFPFWSIGLVGLAWVPLWGFAIRDQQLRLPHGYSSDPIPTPGDRGILLRRLAVLVVVIASLTISWQFLRAWLGLFLQDYHGYGKFATRGIMSAYFIVADVGCILSGLLVARLALRGWRVSSARRLGYLLFSLLALGASLVPFAGDGALMVALLLIAGAGILGLHPYYYAFTQELSARRMGILSGGLAAWGWVASSLWQIRIGSLIEQTRSYGLGLVIVGLVPMVGCLVLLLFWPRSEPKPITPGSPS; encoded by the coding sequence GTGGAATCTCTAACTCCTCCCGCGCTCGGCGCTCGCGTTTGGCTCATCTGTGGCGTCCTCCTGCTGGCCACCATGCTCAACTACATGGACCGGCAGGCCCTGGCCGTCACGCTCCCCACGCTCAAAAACGAGTTCGCGCTGACCGAGAGCCGTGTCGGCATGATCGAAGGGTGCTTTGGCTACGCCTTCGCCTTCGGCTCGATCTTCTTCGGCCTCCTCGCCGACCGCTGGGGACCGCGCTGGCTTTACCCGATCGTCCTGATCGGCTGGTCGATTGCCGGCATCGCCACGGCCGGCGCCGGCCAGCCCTGGATCACCGATTGGTTCGAGACGCCCGGCGACTCCCCCGGCACCGGCACCTATCGCTGGCTCCTCCTCTGCCGGGTCGTGCTCGGCGTCTTCGAGGCCGGCCACTGGCCCTGTGCCCTCTTGACGGTCCGCGCCGTCCTTCCCCCGCAGGGGCTCGCCCTGGGCAACGGCATCCTTCAAAGCGGCGCCTCCATCGGCGCGGTCGCCGTCCCCCTCTACATCGAGGCGGCCGAACGGTCGGGATTCTCCTGGGAATTCCCGTTCTGGTCCATTGGTCTCGTCGGCCTCGCCTGGGTCCCTCTGTGGGGTTTTGCGATCCGAGACCAGCAACTGCGCCTGCCTCACGGCTACTCCAGTGACCCGATACCGACCCCCGGCGATCGCGGCATCCTCCTGCGCCGGCTCGCCGTCCTCGTCGTGGTCATCGCCTCCCTGACCATTAGCTGGCAGTTCCTCCGCGCCTGGCTCGGCCTGTTCCTGCAGGACTACCACGGCTACGGCAAGTTCGCCACCCGAGGTATCATGTCTGCATACTTCATCGTCGCCGATGTCGGCTGCATCCTCTCCGGCCTCCTCGTGGCCCGCCTCGCCCTCCGAGGCTGGCGCGTCTCCAGCGCTCGACGCCTCGGCTACCTCCTTTTCTCCCTGCTCGCCCTGGGTGCCTCGCTCGTCCCCTTTGCCGGCGATGGTGCCCTCATGGTCGCCCTCCTCCTCATCGCCGGAGCCGGAATCCTCGGCCTCCACCCTTACTACTACGCCTTCACCCAGGAACTTTCCGCCCGCCGCATGGGCATCCTTTCCGGCGGCCTCGCCGCCTGGGGCTGGGTCGCCTCCAGCCTCTGGCAGATCCGCATCGGCAGCCTCATCGAGCAGACCCGCAGCTACGGCCTCGGCCTCGTCATCGTCGGCCTCGTGCCGATGGTCGGCTGCCTTGTCCTCCTCCTCTTTTGGCCCCGCTCCGAACCCAAACCCATCACCCCCGGCTCCCCCTCGTAA
- a CDS encoding deiodinase family protein, giving the protein MNKRFPIEFPSRSRRLAVLSVGLLVVTLTGLAQAQEGSGDGSTAKVMSPAARAFWDSELAGRLGNWLAKRLEQTPSEQRPEWMLMLTDILRGSQLNASDGWFRRPTGGSRFSWTEVRSRLDMNNDGFVSQEEWPGTADDFIAVDRTGDGLITRDDFDWSEHALAGGPGTALFYLADTDGNGKVGRAEFLALFERLDRGDLGFLSRDELKGVFNQGTFNRLMMEPGIKGEGLPPSPEGPSKSTLIRGLFTQEIGSLWPGPGIGDVAPDFTLGSVDGDRDVTLSAYRERLDKPVVLIFGNFTCGPFRSQAGNIEKLFRRYRDRAGFLLVYVREAHPTDGWHMFDNFRQGYTLPQPTDDAGRVEVARLCQRTLDLGMPMVVDSIEDPVGTLYSGMPARLYLIDREGLVAFKSGRGPFGFKPAELEQALALLLMEEAQAHSQIDDEAGAQETR; this is encoded by the coding sequence ATGAACAAGCGTTTTCCGATCGAATTTCCTTCAAGGAGTCGGCGGCTCGCGGTCCTCTCGGTGGGACTCTTGGTGGTTACGCTCACTGGTCTGGCCCAGGCTCAGGAGGGGAGCGGCGACGGTTCGACAGCCAAGGTGATGTCTCCGGCCGCCAGGGCCTTCTGGGATTCCGAACTGGCGGGAAGGCTCGGCAATTGGCTGGCGAAGCGGCTGGAGCAGACGCCTTCCGAGCAACGACCAGAATGGATGTTAATGCTTACAGACATTCTCCGGGGAAGTCAGCTCAACGCGTCCGACGGCTGGTTCCGACGCCCTACGGGGGGCTCTCGATTCTCCTGGACGGAAGTCCGCAGCCGCCTTGACATGAACAACGACGGATTTGTTTCTCAAGAGGAGTGGCCCGGCACGGCTGATGACTTCATCGCCGTGGACCGAACCGGCGACGGGCTGATTACCAGAGATGACTTTGATTGGTCGGAACATGCGCTGGCCGGGGGGCCGGGTACGGCCCTGTTTTATCTGGCCGATACCGATGGGAACGGGAAGGTGGGTCGGGCCGAGTTCCTCGCGCTGTTCGAGCGGCTGGACCGGGGGGATCTCGGCTTCCTGTCGCGAGATGAGCTGAAGGGCGTTTTCAATCAGGGGACGTTCAATCGCTTGATGATGGAACCGGGGATCAAGGGAGAAGGGCTGCCGCCTTCACCGGAGGGGCCGAGCAAGTCGACCCTGATTCGTGGTCTGTTCACGCAGGAAATCGGGTCGCTCTGGCCTGGACCTGGCATCGGCGATGTCGCGCCCGACTTCACCCTGGGTTCGGTGGATGGGGACCGCGACGTGACGCTCTCGGCCTACCGCGAACGGCTGGACAAGCCGGTCGTCTTGATCTTTGGTAACTTCACGTGCGGCCCGTTCCGGAGCCAGGCCGGGAACATCGAGAAGCTTTTCCGCCGATACCGGGACCGGGCCGGTTTCCTGCTTGTCTACGTCCGAGAGGCACACCCGACGGACGGTTGGCATATGTTCGACAATTTCCGACAGGGCTACACCCTTCCCCAGCCGACCGACGACGCCGGCCGGGTGGAGGTGGCCCGCCTCTGCCAGCGGACGCTCGACCTGGGGATGCCGATGGTTGTCGACTCGATCGAGGACCCGGTGGGAACGCTCTATAGTGGGATGCCTGCGCGACTCTACCTGATCGATCGCGAGGGCCTGGTCGCCTTCAAGAGTGGCCGGGGCCCCTTCGGGTTCAAGCCGGCCGAGCTGGAGCAGGCGCTGGCCTTGCTGTTGATGGAAGAAGCCCAGGCCCATTCCCAGATCGACGACGAGGCCGGCGCCCAGGAGACTCGGTGA
- a CDS encoding chloride channel protein — protein sequence MADPDPASTPDRRADFLIFRLMNQLATRWATPGSGRVGVCSPLVGVVSGLGAVAFLLLLDAVVHGVLGEWMGLRPPPTGEGTPHPIAYPATWWLVLLIPTVGGLISGLIVFTWAPEAEGHGTDALIRAFHRGGGQIRGRVPLIKGLSSIITIGSGGSAGSEGPIAQVGAGFGSLLAGVLKLTPDERRLLMLAGAAGGIGAIFRAPLGGALFACEVLYMTAAMESAALLPCLASAIVAYSTFAVFITPRPIFIVPDLEFHGLLELPLFAMLGLACAGVGWLYVRVFYGMRDHLFRPLPLPKHVKPAIGGLLLGIMALAFPQLMTGGYGWVQWGAIGLPPSLVLPGESVFDPGMGVWLLLSLALLKTAATGLTISSGGSGGVFGPSIFIGGMLGGALGQLLDAALPTWDLNPAAFALVGMGGFFAGVSKAPLASIVLVCEMSGSYSLLVPLMLVCGLNVGLSRHWTIYEEQVASPVDSPAHQGDFVVDVLERLRVDQVRVRTEGLEIVPEATPFSQVVRRVARSSETLFPVVDDEGLLTGIFSLRDVRLALLGTGNLGALVVADDIARSPMTVTPEDDLHTALKRMTELNVDELPVVPADGPNRLIGLLGRKDLVRAYTAQIEALRAPAEPTAA from the coding sequence ATGGCTGATCCCGACCCCGCTTCAACTCCTGACCGTCGCGCTGACTTCTTGATCTTCCGGTTGATGAACCAGTTGGCGACCCGGTGGGCGACGCCGGGCTCGGGGCGGGTGGGGGTGTGCAGCCCGCTGGTGGGGGTGGTGTCGGGGCTGGGGGCGGTCGCCTTTCTGCTGCTGCTGGATGCGGTGGTTCACGGGGTGCTGGGGGAGTGGATGGGCCTGCGGCCGCCGCCGACGGGTGAAGGGACACCGCACCCGATCGCGTATCCGGCGACCTGGTGGCTGGTATTGTTGATTCCGACCGTGGGCGGCCTGATCTCGGGCTTGATCGTCTTCACCTGGGCTCCCGAGGCCGAGGGGCATGGAACCGACGCGCTGATCCGCGCCTTCCACCGAGGCGGCGGCCAGATCCGGGGCCGAGTGCCCTTGATCAAGGGGCTCTCGTCGATCATCACCATCGGCTCGGGGGGGTCGGCCGGCTCGGAGGGGCCGATTGCCCAGGTCGGCGCCGGCTTCGGATCGTTGCTGGCCGGCGTGCTGAAGCTGACGCCCGACGAGCGCCGGCTCTTGATGCTCGCCGGCGCGGCCGGCGGGATCGGCGCCATCTTCCGGGCACCGCTGGGTGGGGCCTTATTTGCATGTGAAGTGCTGTACATGACGGCCGCGATGGAGTCGGCGGCGCTCTTGCCGTGTCTGGCCAGCGCGATCGTGGCGTATTCGACCTTTGCGGTATTCATCACCCCGAGGCCGATTTTCATCGTCCCGGACCTGGAGTTCCACGGCCTGCTGGAGCTGCCGCTGTTTGCCATGCTCGGGCTGGCCTGCGCGGGGGTCGGCTGGCTGTATGTGCGGGTCTTCTACGGGATGCGCGATCATCTGTTCCGCCCCTTGCCGCTGCCGAAGCACGTGAAACCGGCCATCGGTGGGTTGCTGCTGGGGATCATGGCGCTGGCCTTCCCGCAACTGATGACCGGCGGATACGGCTGGGTGCAGTGGGGGGCGATCGGCCTGCCGCCCTCGCTGGTGCTGCCCGGAGAGTCGGTCTTCGACCCCGGCATGGGCGTGTGGTTGCTGCTGAGCCTGGCGTTGTTGAAGACGGCGGCCACCGGTCTGACGATCAGCTCGGGCGGCAGCGGCGGCGTGTTCGGCCCGTCGATCTTCATCGGCGGCATGCTCGGCGGGGCGCTGGGCCAACTGCTCGACGCCGCTTTGCCGACCTGGGATCTGAACCCCGCCGCCTTCGCACTGGTGGGGATGGGGGGCTTCTTCGCGGGGGTGTCGAAGGCACCGCTGGCCTCGATCGTGCTGGTGTGCGAGATGAGCGGATCGTACAGCCTGCTCGTCCCCTTGATGCTTGTGTGCGGGCTCAATGTCGGGCTCTCTCGCCACTGGACGATCTACGAGGAGCAGGTCGCCTCGCCGGTCGACAGCCCGGCGCACCAGGGAGACTTTGTGGTCGACGTGCTGGAGCGGCTCCGGGTCGACCAGGTGCGCGTTCGTACCGAGGGGCTGGAGATCGTGCCCGAGGCCACTCCGTTTAGCCAGGTCGTGCGCCGGGTGGCTCGGTCGAGCGAGACCCTTTTCCCGGTGGTCGACGACGAGGGGTTGCTCACCGGCATTTTCTCGCTGCGAGACGTTCGCCTTGCCCTGCTGGGCACGGGGAACCTCGGCGCGCTGGTGGTTGCCGACGACATCGCCCGATCTCCCATGACCGTCACCCCTGAAGACGACCTGCACACCGCGCTGAAGCGGATGACCGAGCTGAACGTGGACGAGTTGCCCGTCGTCCCCGCCGACGGCCCGAACCGGCTGATCGGCCTGCTCGGCCGCAAGGATCTGGTGAGGGCCTACACCGCCCAGATCGAGGCCCTTCGCGCTCCCGCCGAGCCGACCGCGGCCTGA
- a CDS encoding thioredoxin-like domain-containing protein yields MTTRRALRSAPRTVAAMAVTLAIAAGIAIYAVPKAGTTPGANASQEQGATVNAAPLRVQDDDDLGPGAKQDLFAGGIDWINTAKPISTQDLVGKVVLLDFWTYCCINCHHIIPDLEKLEKKYANELVVIGVHSPKFEAERDSENIRQKVREYQVKHPVVNDADMAIWRRFGVRAWPTLALIDAKGNFRGSLSGEGHYDTLDEFIGKLVAQHREKGELDETPFVVYAESDRPSDGPLLFPGKVTADAENNRLFITDTSHHRIVVTDLNGQGQFVIGSGQLGLEDGDFATARFNRPQGTRLVEGALYVADTENHAIRKVDLENRTVETIAGTGEQSYRRNGEFQGTAEGLNSPWDLIQVPGTSELIIAMAGPHQLWKLNLETGMVSIWAGSGREDITDGTYDTGAFAQPSGLATDGTYLYVADSEVSGVRRVSLSGEQEPQVDTVVGMGLFEFGDIDGTGDEVRLQHCLGLAHGDGRLYIADTYNNKIKACTPDERSVTSLVGTGEAGSSDAEPTFYQPGGISLAGSRLYIADTNNHAIRAFDLESKEVRTLAIEGINPPEPPKRKPTFANATAIDVPQAEIRPGDALTVDLALTIPGFKLQPDSPVLFLVEAPEAPDALADGVSETGETVEPEGDSIPIPVPLARAFEAGDELTLKVSASIFACAEVGGFCTVKQYAWTVPVRFAEGGAEAVRIAPESTDDQP; encoded by the coding sequence ATGACCACACGGAGAGCCCTTCGATCCGCACCCCGAACCGTCGCGGCCATGGCCGTGACGCTGGCCATCGCCGCCGGAATCGCCATTTACGCGGTCCCGAAGGCCGGGACGACTCCGGGTGCCAATGCCTCTCAGGAGCAAGGTGCCACGGTGAACGCCGCCCCGTTGCGTGTGCAGGACGACGATGATCTCGGCCCCGGCGCCAAGCAAGACCTGTTTGCCGGCGGGATCGACTGGATCAACACGGCCAAGCCGATCAGCACGCAGGACCTGGTGGGCAAGGTCGTCTTGCTCGACTTCTGGACCTACTGCTGCATCAACTGCCACCACATCATTCCCGACCTGGAAAAGCTCGAAAAGAAGTACGCCAACGAGCTGGTGGTCATCGGCGTCCACTCGCCCAAGTTTGAGGCCGAGCGCGACTCGGAAAACATTCGGCAGAAGGTGCGCGAGTATCAGGTAAAGCACCCGGTTGTGAATGATGCCGACATGGCGATCTGGCGACGCTTCGGCGTCAGGGCCTGGCCGACCCTGGCCCTGATCGACGCGAAGGGAAACTTCCGGGGGTCGCTCAGCGGCGAGGGGCATTACGACACGCTGGATGAGTTCATCGGCAAGCTCGTGGCCCAGCACCGCGAGAAGGGGGAGCTGGACGAGACGCCGTTCGTCGTCTATGCCGAGAGCGACCGGCCGAGCGATGGCCCCCTGCTCTTCCCGGGCAAGGTCACGGCCGATGCCGAGAACAACCGGCTGTTCATCACCGATACGAGTCATCACCGGATCGTCGTCACCGACCTGAACGGCCAGGGGCAGTTTGTCATCGGCAGCGGTCAGCTTGGCCTGGAAGACGGCGACTTCGCCACCGCCCGGTTCAACCGGCCACAGGGGACGAGGCTCGTCGAGGGTGCCCTGTACGTGGCCGACACCGAGAACCACGCCATCCGCAAGGTGGACCTGGAGAACCGGACGGTCGAGACGATCGCCGGAACCGGCGAACAGTCGTACCGCCGCAACGGCGAGTTCCAGGGAACGGCCGAAGGGCTCAATAGCCCCTGGGATCTGATCCAGGTGCCGGGGACCTCGGAATTGATCATCGCCATGGCCGGGCCGCATCAGCTCTGGAAGCTGAACCTGGAAACAGGGATGGTGTCGATCTGGGCTGGGTCGGGTCGAGAAGACATTACCGACGGGACCTACGACACCGGGGCCTTTGCCCAGCCGAGCGGCCTGGCGACCGACGGCACGTATCTTTATGTGGCCGACTCCGAGGTCTCGGGCGTCCGGCGCGTCTCGCTCTCGGGAGAGCAGGAACCGCAGGTCGATACGGTCGTCGGCATGGGCCTGTTCGAGTTCGGCGACATCGACGGCACCGGAGACGAGGTCCGGCTCCAGCACTGCCTCGGACTCGCCCACGGCGACGGCAGGCTTTACATCGCCGACACGTACAACAACAAGATCAAGGCATGCACGCCCGACGAGCGCAGCGTCACGTCGCTGGTGGGTACAGGTGAGGCCGGTTCGTCCGACGCGGAGCCGACCTTCTACCAGCCTGGCGGCATCTCGCTGGCGGGATCGAGGCTCTACATTGCCGACACGAACAACCATGCCATCCGCGCCTTTGACCTGGAGTCGAAGGAGGTCCGGACCCTGGCGATCGAGGGGATCAACCCTCCGGAACCGCCGAAGCGGAAACCGACCTTCGCCAATGCAACCGCCATCGACGTGCCGCAAGCGGAGATCCGGCCCGGCGACGCCCTGACCGTCGATCTGGCCCTGACAATCCCCGGCTTCAAGCTCCAGCCCGATTCCCCCGTTCTGTTCCTCGTCGAGGCCCCCGAGGCGCCCGACGCCCTGGCGGATGGCGTGTCGGAGACGGGGGAGACGGTCGAGCCCGAGGGGGATTCGATTCCCATTCCCGTCCCGCTGGCCCGAGCATTCGAGGCCGGTGACGAGCTGACCCTGAAGGTCTCGGCCTCGATCTTCGCCTGTGCCGAGGTCGGCGGCTTCTGCACGGTGAAGCAGTATGCGTGGACCGTCCCCGTCCGGTTTGCCGAGGGAGGTGCCGAGGCCGTTCGCATCGCTCCGGAATCGACGGACGACCAGCCCTGA
- a CDS encoding ribose-phosphate diphosphokinase has product MDRSLICTSSKDRDPYGEMKIFAGSASRGLARAICRHLGVPLAQSETKIFSEGNIFVRVLENVRGRDVYIVQGTEQPVNDNLMELLFWIDAFKRASATQVTAVIPFFSYAKGDKKDEPRVSIRARVIADALEAVGADRVLTMDLHSPQIQGFFKIPVDHLYAGPVLTAYFRKLNIPNLVVAAPDVGFAKAAQRYADLMNCDLVIGNKNRPDHEERAEILDVIGNVQGKNVLLVDDFTISGGTLIEMAHACKARGALDVYACVSHGVFSRGSAEKIRNSPLKQLVLTDTIGHWPEPLAENCRRISVSRLFAEAILSIHQRESVSRLFDTQVEPELVEVCDDTETTLDDRSIVGPR; this is encoded by the coding sequence ATGGACCGCTCCTTGATCTGCACCTCCTCCAAGGATCGCGACCCCTACGGGGAGATGAAAATCTTCGCCGGGTCGGCGAGCCGAGGACTCGCCCGCGCCATCTGTCGGCACCTGGGCGTCCCCCTGGCTCAGTCCGAAACCAAGATCTTCAGCGAGGGGAACATCTTCGTCCGCGTCCTCGAAAATGTCCGAGGGCGAGACGTCTACATCGTTCAGGGGACCGAGCAGCCCGTCAACGACAACCTGATGGAACTGCTCTTCTGGATCGACGCCTTCAAGCGAGCCAGTGCAACTCAGGTCACGGCCGTCATCCCTTTCTTCTCCTACGCCAAGGGAGACAAGAAGGACGAGCCCCGCGTCTCCATCCGCGCCCGAGTCATCGCCGATGCCCTCGAAGCCGTCGGGGCCGACCGCGTCTTGACCATGGACCTGCACAGCCCGCAGATCCAGGGGTTCTTCAAGATTCCCGTCGACCACCTGTACGCCGGCCCTGTTCTCACCGCCTATTTCCGCAAACTGAACATCCCCAACCTCGTCGTCGCTGCCCCCGACGTCGGCTTCGCCAAGGCCGCCCAGCGCTATGCCGACCTGATGAACTGCGACCTTGTCATCGGCAACAAGAACCGGCCCGATCACGAGGAGCGAGCCGAGATCCTCGACGTCATCGGGAATGTTCAGGGCAAGAATGTACTGCTCGTCGATGACTTCACCATCTCCGGCGGCACCCTGATCGAGATGGCCCACGCCTGCAAGGCCCGCGGAGCGCTCGATGTCTACGCCTGTGTTTCGCACGGCGTCTTCTCCCGAGGATCGGCCGAGAAGATCCGCAACAGCCCCCTCAAACAGCTCGTGCTGACCGACACCATCGGCCACTGGCCCGAGCCTTTGGCCGAGAACTGCCGACGGATCAGCGTCTCTCGCCTGTTCGCCGAGGCGATCCTCTCCATCCACCAACGTGAGAGCGTCAGCCGCCTGTTCGATACCCAGGTCGAGCCCGAACTGGTCGAGGTTTGCGACGATACCGAGACCACCCTGGACGATCGCTCGATCGTCGGCCCTCGTTGA